Within the Vibrio sp. DW001 genome, the region ACTTTAAAGAAGAACTGGCAAAAAAAGGACTTTAGAGGCCACCAAGCAAGCGGCAGAATTACTGCCGCTCTAGATGTAATCAGGAGAAAAAGTATGACTGCTTCGCCCACGTACTTAGAGTTTTGTAATATATCCAAACATTTTCCGGGTGTTAAAGCGCTTTCGAATATCAGTTTTCGAACCAACCGCGGCAGCATTCATGCACTCATGGGTGAAAACGGTGCCGGAAAATCGACCCTTCTAAAGACACTTAGTGGCTTGCATCAAGCAACAGAGGGTGAACTGATTATAGATGGAAAAGCGTTTAGCTTTTCTTGTGCAACAGATGCATTGGATCAGGGTATTGCCATCATCTATCAAGAGTTAAATTTGGTACCAGAACTCAGTGTCGCGGAAAATATATATCTTGGTCAACTACCGACAAAAAAAGGCCGTGTGGATACGGAAACACTCAACAAAAATGCACGTCAACAGTTACTGAGGTTAGGTGAAAACTTTGACCCATCTCGTCCATTGAAAGAGTTCTCTATTGGTCAGTGGCAGATGGTAGAAATAGCAAAAGCATTGAGTCGAAACGCTCAGATTATCGCCTTTGATGAACCGACAAGTAGTCTGTCTCTACGTGAAATAGAAAGCTTATTTAAGGTAATTCGTGAACTTCGTGATGAAGGGAAGATAATTATGTATGTTTCCCATCGAATGGAAGAGATTTTTAAGTTATGTGATGCGATTACGGTCTTTAAAGACGGTAAGCATGTGCAAACCTTTGATGATATGTCGGCTCTAACTCATGACCGACTGGTCGAGTTAATGGTGGGGCGTGAGATCAACGATATATATAATTACCGCCCACGTTCTCATGGTAGCAGTGGCCTCGAACTTGCCAATCTAATCGGTCCCGGATTAACCACTCCTGTATCTCTCAACATCAACAAAGGTGAAATATTGGGTTTATTTGGTCTTGTGGGTGCGGGCAGAACGGAACTAACCCGGCTTATATTTGGTGCAGAGAGAGCAGTGGGTGGTGACATCCTTATTGACGGTGCGCCAATAAAAATTAGAAATCCGGAAGATGCAATTAAAGCAGGAATTACCTTGTGTCCAGAGGATAGAAAATCCGACGGCATCGTGCCAATACTTTCGGTTCAGGAGAATACCAATATTAGTGCTCGGCCATGGAATCTTAATCTAGGTAGTTTGATTGATTTTAAGTGGGAAAGAGAGAATGCATCCAAGCAAGTAGAGGCATTGAATGTAAAAACGCCATCGCTTGACCAATCTATCGGTAACCTGTCTGGTGGTAATCAACAGAAAGTTATTTTAGGACGTTGGCTGTCTACAGATATGCGCGTCATTTTACTCGACGAACCCACTCGCGGAATAGATGTTGGAGCTAAGTCAGAGATCTACGAACTGATTTTTAAGCTTGCTGAAAGCGGGGTCACAGTGCTTGTTGTGTCCAGTGATTTGCCTGAAGTGCTCGGTATCTCAGACCGATTACTTGTAATGAAAGATGGTGCAATAACGGGCGAACTAAGTCGAACAGAATTTCATGAACAAACTGCGCTACGTCTTGCCATGATTGGCGAAGCTTCTGACGCCGCATAACAAAGGATTATCATCATGTCTGCAACGAGCAACACGAAAACT harbors:
- the araG gene encoding L-arabinose ABC transporter ATP-binding protein AraG, translating into MTASPTYLEFCNISKHFPGVKALSNISFRTNRGSIHALMGENGAGKSTLLKTLSGLHQATEGELIIDGKAFSFSCATDALDQGIAIIYQELNLVPELSVAENIYLGQLPTKKGRVDTETLNKNARQQLLRLGENFDPSRPLKEFSIGQWQMVEIAKALSRNAQIIAFDEPTSSLSLREIESLFKVIRELRDEGKIIMYVSHRMEEIFKLCDAITVFKDGKHVQTFDDMSALTHDRLVELMVGREINDIYNYRPRSHGSSGLELANLIGPGLTTPVSLNINKGEILGLFGLVGAGRTELTRLIFGAERAVGGDILIDGAPIKIRNPEDAIKAGITLCPEDRKSDGIVPILSVQENTNISARPWNLNLGSLIDFKWERENASKQVEALNVKTPSLDQSIGNLSGGNQQKVILGRWLSTDMRVILLDEPTRGIDVGAKSEIYELIFKLAESGVTVLVVSSDLPEVLGISDRLLVMKDGAITGELSRTEFHEQTALRLAMIGEASDAA